The DNA sequence GGTTTCTATATCTATCTTTTCTTTGGCCGTGCAGGGTAGGAATTCTGCAGATATGGTTGACAGTCAAAATATCCAAAAGATCGAACCCTACCAACGCATGGCTGCCTATTATGATCAGCTGATGGACTATATCGACTACACCACATGGGTAGATGATATAGAAACTTTAGTGAAACCCTTCGATCCAGGATCAACCTGGCTGGATATTTCTTGCGGAACCGGATCAATGGCTCTTCTTTTGGCAAAACGTGGATATAATATGACCGCTATCGATCTGAGCCAACACATGATCGACATTGCTATCCAGAAAGCTGGATCAACAGATATCCCCGTTGATTTTAAGATAGGCAATATGGTCAGTTATGTTGATGACCAGATGTACGATGTTGTAATCAATCTACATGATGGTTTAAATTATCTTCAGGATATTGCAGATATACAGTCGTTTATGGACTCAACTTACAAATTGCTTAAACCTGGTGGCATCCTCTTGTTTGATGCGGTTACACCCCTGCTCTGTCAGACCCATTTCCGGGGGTATCGAGAGATATTCAATGATGAACAGGGTGGTTATGAGCGCTTAACCAATTATGATCCCATCTCACAATTAGCGGAATCTGTATTTACGTTAAATACCTCTGAGGAAGGCACTGTTGAAGTTGAAACCCACATCCAAAAGGCCTACGAACTTACTGACATAGAATCTTTCTGTGAGCACTCAAAATATGGATGGTGGCAGATACTGGATGATGAATCCTTAGAACGAGGTGCAAGCGAATCAGAACGATTCCTGGTCATGTTGAGGAAAGTAACATGATCAAATTTGAAAAGGTTCAGTTGCGTTATGATTCTGGCATATCCTTGCGTGGTCTTAATTTTAATATAGAAAAGAATGAGTTCGTTTATCTTTTTGGTTCATCCGGATCAGGTAAGACCTCCATCTTAAAGATGATCTATATGGAACTCTTTCCAAACGATGGTCGGGTGAAAGTATTTGATCAAGATTCAAGTATTGCAAAACGAGGGGGGATTTCCCGAGTTCGCCAAAATATTGGAATGGTCTTTCAGGA is a window from the Candidatus Neomarinimicrobiota bacterium genome containing:
- a CDS encoding class I SAM-dependent methyltransferase: MVDSQNIQKIEPYQRMAAYYDQLMDYIDYTTWVDDIETLVKPFDPGSTWLDISCGTGSMALLLAKRGYNMTAIDLSQHMIDIAIQKAGSTDIPVDFKIGNMVSYVDDQMYDVVINLHDGLNYLQDIADIQSFMDSTYKLLKPGGILLFDAVTPLLCQTHFRGYREIFNDEQGGYERLTNYDPISQLAESVFTLNTSEEGTVEVETHIQKAYELTDIESFCEHSKYGWWQILDDESLERGASESERFLVMLRKVT